Proteins co-encoded in one Leptolyngbya sp. CCY15150 genomic window:
- a CDS encoding sodium-dependent bicarbonate transport family permease — MDFLSDFLMRFLAQLQSPTLGFLIGGVVVAALGSQLTIPDAVYQFIVFMLLMKVGLTGGQAIRDSNLVEMLVPALFAMAIGILIVFIGRYTLAKLPKIRVVDALATAGLFGAVSGSTMAAALTSLDEGGLVYEPWAAALYPFMDIPALVTAIVLASIYTSKRKREKYRTNEVYVSKQAVAAGGYPSEPGGTAGGYPSEPGGMGNSRVKIWPIVQESLQGSALSALLLGLALGLLTQPASVYESFYDPLFRGLLSVLMLIMGMEAWARLGELRKVAQWYAVYAFVAPLLHGFIAFGLGLIAHYVTGFTLGGVVILAVIAASSSDISGPPTLRAGIPSANPSAYIGASTAVGTPVAIALCIPLFIGLAQALGG; from the coding sequence GTGGATTTTTTATCCGATTTCTTGATGCGCTTCCTGGCGCAGTTGCAGTCCCCAACCCTCGGCTTTCTCATTGGTGGCGTTGTCGTTGCCGCCCTCGGTAGCCAACTAACCATTCCAGACGCAGTCTACCAGTTCATCGTTTTCATGCTGCTCATGAAAGTCGGTCTGACAGGTGGACAGGCGATCCGTGACTCCAACCTAGTGGAGATGCTAGTGCCTGCTTTGTTCGCCATGGCAATAGGGATCCTGATCGTATTCATCGGGCGCTACACCTTGGCAAAGCTGCCGAAGATCAGAGTCGTGGATGCCCTTGCAACCGCAGGCTTGTTCGGTGCCGTGAGTGGCTCCACCATGGCTGCCGCTCTGACGTCACTGGATGAAGGTGGTCTTGTATACGAGCCCTGGGCTGCTGCTCTCTATCCTTTCATGGACATCCCAGCACTCGTGACGGCGATCGTCTTAGCCAGCATTTATACCAGCAAGCGGAAGCGCGAAAAGTATCGCACCAATGAAGTGTATGTCAGCAAGCAAGCTGTTGCCGCAGGCGGGTATCCCAGCGAACCGGGTGGTACCGCAGGTGGGTATCCCAGCGAGCCGGGTGGCATGGGCAACTCTCGGGTTAAGATATGGCCTATCGTCCAGGAAAGCCTCCAAGGCTCCGCTCTCTCCGCACTGCTGCTTGGTCTTGCTCTAGGTTTGCTAACCCAGCCGGCAAGTGTCTATGAAAGCTTCTACGACCCCCTCTTCCGCGGTCTGCTTTCAGTCCTGATGCTAATCATGGGTATGGAAGCATGGGCAAGACTTGGTGAGCTACGTAAAGTAGCTCAGTGGTACGCTGTATATGCCTTTGTGGCACCACTGTTGCATGGGTTTATCGCCTTCGGTCTGGGACTGATTGCCCACTACGTCACGGGATTCACCCTTGGCGGCGTCGTGATCCTAGCCGTGATCGCTGCCTCCAGTTCAGACATCTCAGGGCCGCCCACGTTGCGCGCTGGTATCCCGTCAGCCAATCCCTCGGCCTACATCGGTGCGTCCACAGCCGTTGGCACACCGGTTGCGATCGCCTTGTGCATACCGCTCTTCATCGGGCTGGCCCAAGCGCTGGGCGGCTGA